In one window of Comamonas testosteroni DNA:
- a CDS encoding ABC transporter ATP-binding protein, whose amino-acid sequence MSSDIDEDCESPCMVQALQVSFGYPGRVVAQEASHCWHAGLCLLQGDEGTGKTSWLKALAGQLPLRMGLLHYPFADNGRLAASSCFWQDPRQPLNDVYSHMPVQSWVALQRTLYPHWSQQQFEQHVQGFGLEPHLHKPLLALSSGTQRKLWMAAGWASAAELVLIDEPLAALDKPSERYVQHALAAMAAELKNPARPRSVIVAHWDAMQGVDWEDVMELATSP is encoded by the coding sequence ATGAGTTCTGATATCGATGAAGATTGCGAATCTCCCTGCATGGTGCAGGCCCTGCAGGTGAGCTTTGGCTACCCCGGCCGCGTTGTGGCCCAGGAGGCCTCGCATTGCTGGCATGCCGGGCTGTGCCTGCTGCAAGGCGATGAGGGCACGGGCAAGACCAGCTGGCTCAAGGCATTGGCCGGGCAGTTGCCGCTGCGCATGGGCTTGCTGCACTATCCGTTCGCCGACAACGGCCGTCTGGCTGCCAGCTCCTGCTTCTGGCAGGACCCGCGCCAGCCGCTCAACGATGTCTACAGCCATATGCCGGTCCAAAGCTGGGTGGCGCTGCAGCGCACGCTGTATCCGCATTGGTCACAGCAGCAGTTCGAGCAGCATGTGCAGGGCTTCGGGCTGGAGCCGCATTTGCACAAGCCGCTGCTGGCCCTGTCGTCGGGCACCCAGCGCAAGCTGTGGATGGCAGCCGGCTGGGCCAGCGCCGCCGAGCTGGTACTGATCGACGAGCCGCTGGCGGCGCTGGACAAGCCCTCCGAGCGTTATGTGCAGCATGCGCTGGCTGCCATGGCGGCCGAGCTCAAGAACCCGGCGCGGCCCCGCAGCGTCATCGTCGCGCATTGGGATGCGATGCAGGGTGTGGACTGGGAGGATGTGATGGAGCTGGCTACATCGCCCTGA
- a CDS encoding SRPBCC family protein, translating to MTERLSAPFVIEQFIKAPRELVYAAFTKGEHLSQWMRPPGMVMTQCEVDAREGGSFHYGMRAEAMPQAAAMWGKWSFRELKAPERMVVVVQFSDAAGGVTRHPMAPQWPLYTLSTTTLSEEAGGTRIHLEWRALNASAVEEAVFDSSHASMNLGWSGSMQLLAGYLAKVQAA from the coding sequence ATGACCGAGCGACTCTCTGCACCATTTGTCATCGAGCAATTCATCAAGGCTCCGCGCGAGCTGGTCTACGCGGCCTTCACGAAAGGCGAGCACCTGAGCCAGTGGATGCGCCCGCCCGGCATGGTGATGACGCAATGCGAAGTGGATGCACGCGAAGGCGGCAGCTTTCATTACGGCATGCGTGCCGAGGCCATGCCCCAGGCGGCTGCCATGTGGGGCAAATGGAGCTTCAGGGAGCTGAAAGCGCCCGAGCGCATGGTCGTCGTGGTGCAATTCAGCGATGCCGCCGGCGGCGTCACGCGCCACCCGATGGCGCCGCAATGGCCGCTCTATACCTTGTCGACCACCACACTCAGCGAGGAAGCCGGCGGCACGCGCATTCATCTGGAGTGGCGCGCCCTCAACGCCAGTGCCGTGGAAGAAGCAGTGTTCGACAGCTCGCACGCCAGCATGAACCTGGGCTGGAGCGGCAGCATGCAGCTGCTGGCCGGCTATCTGGCCAAGGTACAGGCCGCCTAG
- a CDS encoding efflux transporter outer membrane subunit has product MNMPAQFLNQIGFNPNQGKRKKLTFMKNSPGALPRWMPRLMPPTVTLFTALALVACSTQPVYQPPRLDVPARFKEATPEAAQFGVWQPAQSSAASPGTAVPEQWWTVYGDSTLDQLQQAAAAGNPSVEQAVARLRSAQAAVASSRAAQLPTLGTTGSGSRALTGGGTYSNTNGENVARSGSINNTFSLGLNASWELDLWGKLSGAVDASRASAQASADDLAAARLSAQASVAQTYFSLRAAEAQMTYLQESLQAYEQSLKLTQNRYQAGVVSSADVAQAQSQYKSTQASLLDARITRAQYEHALAALLGKAPANFSLPVTGRLPTPPAVPEMLASTLLERRPDIAAAERRVAMANAQIGVARAAYFPSLTLSASAGYRNSVLSDLLNAPNLFWSLGPALAMSLFDGGARSAAVESARATLDLNAATYKQTVLTALQEVEDNLVAAVNLAQEEQVQTEALAAAQKSLTVANNQYQAGIVAYLNVLSAQTTVLSAQNSLNSVRNRRLTAVNTLLKNVAGRWEPLDAGLRKE; this is encoded by the coding sequence ATGAATATGCCCGCACAGTTTTTGAATCAAATCGGCTTCAACCCCAATCAGGGTAAGCGTAAGAAGCTCACTTTTATGAAGAATTCTCCCGGGGCGCTGCCCCGCTGGATGCCGCGTCTAATGCCGCCGACAGTGACGCTTTTTACGGCGCTGGCGCTGGTGGCCTGTTCCACCCAGCCCGTCTATCAGCCGCCCCGGCTCGATGTGCCGGCCCGGTTCAAGGAGGCCACGCCCGAGGCCGCGCAGTTCGGCGTCTGGCAGCCGGCGCAGAGTTCGGCGGCCAGCCCGGGCACCGCAGTGCCCGAGCAGTGGTGGACGGTATATGGCGACAGCACGCTGGATCAGCTGCAGCAAGCGGCAGCCGCAGGCAATCCCAGCGTGGAGCAGGCCGTGGCCCGTCTGCGCTCGGCCCAGGCCGCCGTTGCCAGCAGCCGCGCCGCGCAATTGCCCACGCTCGGCACCACGGGCAGCGGCTCGCGTGCCTTGACCGGCGGCGGCACCTACAGCAACACCAACGGCGAGAACGTGGCGCGCAGCGGCAGCATCAACAACACCTTCTCGCTGGGCCTGAACGCCAGCTGGGAGCTGGATCTCTGGGGCAAGCTCTCGGGCGCGGTGGACGCCAGCCGCGCTTCGGCCCAGGCCAGTGCCGACGATCTGGCTGCGGCCCGCCTCTCGGCCCAGGCATCGGTGGCCCAGACCTATTTCTCGCTGCGTGCCGCCGAGGCGCAGATGACGTATCTGCAGGAGAGCCTCCAGGCCTACGAGCAAAGCCTCAAGCTCACGCAGAATCGCTACCAGGCGGGCGTGGTGTCTTCGGCCGATGTGGCACAGGCCCAGTCCCAGTACAAGAGCACACAGGCCAGCCTGCTGGATGCCAGGATCACGCGCGCTCAGTACGAGCATGCGCTGGCGGCCTTGCTGGGCAAGGCTCCGGCCAATTTCAGCCTACCGGTGACCGGCCGCCTGCCGACGCCGCCTGCGGTGCCCGAGATGCTGGCATCCACCTTGCTGGAGAGGCGCCCCGACATCGCTGCCGCCGAGCGCCGCGTGGCCATGGCCAATGCGCAGATCGGCGTGGCGCGTGCGGCCTATTTCCCGTCGCTGACGCTGTCGGCATCGGCCGGCTACCGCAACTCCGTGCTCTCCGATCTGCTCAATGCGCCGAACCTGTTCTGGTCGCTGGGCCCGGCGCTGGCCATGAGTCTGTTTGACGGCGGCGCGCGTTCGGCGGCCGTGGAGTCGGCCCGTGCCACGCTGGACCTGAATGCCGCCACCTACAAGCAGACCGTGCTGACGGCGCTGCAGGAGGTGGAGGACAACCTGGTTGCCGCCGTCAATCTGGCTCAGGAGGAGCAGGTGCAGACCGAGGCCCTGGCCGCAGCGCAGAAGTCGCTGACCGTGGCCAACAACCAGTACCAGGCCGGCATCGTGGCCTATCTGAACGTGCTCTCGGCCCAGACGACGGTGCTCAGCGCCCAGAACAGCCTCAACAGCGTCAGAAACCGCAGGCTGACGGCCGTGAACACCTTGCTCAAGAATGTGGCAGGGCGCTGGGAGCCGCTGGATGCGGGGCTGCGCAAAGAGTGA